In Streptomyces ambofaciens ATCC 23877, a single genomic region encodes these proteins:
- a CDS encoding helix-turn-helix domain-containing protein, whose protein sequence is MSDPVPVEPVSADSAPSDSAPSDPAPARLPLDWIAASLRRERTRAGLSLSELAKRAGVAKSTLSQLEGASGNPSVETLWALAVALGVPFSTLVEPPTAAVRVIRAGQGPQVASERADYAATLLSSSPPGARRDIYHLRAEPGAARESEPHIPGTVEHLVVGSGRLLAGPRGEGVELGPGDYMTYRGDVPHTYEALAPGTAFVLIMQHV, encoded by the coding sequence ATGTCTGATCCGGTCCCCGTAGAGCCGGTCTCCGCCGATTCGGCCCCGTCCGATTCGGCCCCGTCCGATCCGGCCCCCGCCCGCCTCCCGCTCGACTGGATCGCCGCCTCCCTGCGCCGCGAACGGACGCGGGCCGGGCTGTCCCTGTCCGAGCTGGCCAAACGGGCCGGAGTCGCCAAGTCCACGCTGTCGCAGCTGGAGGGGGCGAGCGGCAATCCGAGCGTGGAGACCCTCTGGGCGCTGGCCGTGGCCCTTGGCGTGCCGTTCAGCACGCTGGTCGAGCCGCCGACCGCGGCGGTGCGGGTGATCAGGGCGGGGCAGGGGCCCCAGGTGGCGTCGGAGCGGGCCGACTACGCGGCCACCCTGCTCTCCTCCAGCCCGCCCGGTGCGCGGCGGGACATCTACCACCTGCGGGCGGAACCGGGCGCCGCCCGCGAGTCGGAGCCGCACATCCCGGGCACGGTCGAGCACCTGGTCGTCGGCAGCGGGCGGCTCCTGGCCGGCCCGCGCGGGGAGGGCGTGGAACTGGGGCCCGGCGACTACATGACCTACCGCGGGGACGTACCCCACACGTACGAGGCGCTGGCGCCGGGGACGGCGTTCGTGCTGATCATGCAGCACGTGTGA
- a CDS encoding transposase: MSDAEWAVVRDLLPVPGWLSGRGGRPEGYCHRQMIDAVRYLVDNGIKWRAMPADFPPWPRVYAFFARWRDTGLVTELHDRLREAVRAGEGRSAEPSAGIVDSQSVKADATVTFGSRGFDAGKKINGRKRHLLTDTLGLVLDIVRRSEDVRGFQALPRRWVVERSFAWFLRSRRLVRDYERRPDTSEAVIRWSMIALMSRRLAARSRRPAVLTAG; this comes from the coding sequence ATGAGCGATGCCGAGTGGGCCGTGGTGAGGGACCTTCTTCCGGTGCCGGGCTGGCTTTCGGGCCGCGGCGGGCGTCCGGAGGGCTACTGCCACCGGCAGATGATCGACGCAGTGCGCTACCTCGTCGACAACGGCATCAAGTGGCGGGCAATGCCCGCGGACTTCCCGCCCTGGCCGCGCGTCTACGCCTTCTTTGCCCGCTGGCGGGACACGGGACTGGTCACCGAGCTGCACGACCGGTTGCGGGAAGCCGTCCGCGCCGGCGAAGGCCGCAGCGCCGAGCCGAGCGCGGGGATCGTGGACTCGCAGTCGGTGAAAGCGGACGCCACCGTCACCTTCGGCTCACGGGGCTTCGACGCGGGCAAGAAAATCAACGGTCGCAAGCGGCACCTGCTCACCGACACGCTCGGACTCGTCCTCGACATCGTCCGCCGCAGTGAAGATGTTCGAGGCTTCCAGGCCCTTCCCCGCCGCTGGGTCGTCGAACGGTCCTTTGCGTGGTTTCTGCGCAGCCGCCGCCTGGTCAGGGACTACGAACGCCGCCCCGACACGAGCGAAGCCGTCATCCGCTGGTCGATGATCGCCCTGATGAGCCGCCGCCTGGCCGCACGATCTCGTCGGCCTGCAGTGCTGACGGCAGGGTGA
- a CDS encoding FtsK/SpoIIIE domain-containing protein — translation MRLSLTVVDPVGGASTDVVLDADPESSIGDITRELARHVGAAGGAEVIPIGGRPGPGGAPRAFVDGYALDPDANIVGSPLREGAVVSLHDPAGCVPGEPTGVVEFRVAGGPGAGAVHRLGVGRYDIGSGPAAHIRVDDPELSARAATLSIAMNGTCDVSLHGLEKRSSGDKEKGGDSGHPRLDGEDFDGGSWPFGSQLALGNTLLEIDGYSPPNAALKWSEDGAGLDYNRPPRLRPAERTTQFRLPSPPSEFEARPLPWLMALFPLVGAVVSVMIFGRWYYMIMALLSPVMLFGNYFMDKKHGRKSHAKQVKEYKETKERIEKDAQEALRLERIDRRAAIPDPASVLAFGTGPRTRLWERRRTDADHLLLRVGTGRVPSEVVLDDPEQDEHKRQVTWEIEDSPVALPLKDLGVIGIAGLGDSAQALARWAVAQTAVLHSPMDVQFYVLTENHAQPRWDWVRWLPHSRPANGQDVNVMIGTDSETVSARIGELTQLLDARQKALKENNRSGAGPAFTDPDVVVVWDGSRRLRSLPGVVRLLREGPAVAMYAICLDEEERFLPGECQAFVVAEPLRRDAPATPGPGSSGQAASGGFPSFHAWHQGAQQTQQAPERALELRLRVEQTGARRRSDVRPDFVSPAWCARLSRALSPLRDISGETEDSALPSSSRLLDVLQLEPPTRDDVAARWRMGGQSTMAVIGESYDGPFGIDIRRDGPHGLIAGTTGSGKSELLQTIVAALAVANTPEHMTFVLVDYKGGSAFKDCVKLPHTVGMVTDLDAHLVERALESLGAELKRREHILAASDAKDIEDYQDLVRRDPSHAPIPRLLIVIDEFASMVRDLPDFVTGLVNIAQRGRSLGIHLLLATQRPSGVVSPEIRANTNLRIALRVTDASESTDVIDAPDAGHIAKNTPGRAYVRLGHASLIPFQSGRVGGRRPGAADPAALAPWAGPLSWQELGRAGLTKPKSEARESDEITDLKVLVDAIREANEALGIPAQHSPWLPALDESLLLDDIPEVHSQGALPAAPYGIADLPADQARRPVVVDFATFGHLLIAGGPRSGRSQVLRTIAGSLARTLSSADVHLYGIDCGNGALNALTRLPHCGAVVSRNQQERVIRLFHRLTGELTRRQDLLAEKGYADIGEQRAAAAEDERLPHLVVFLDRWEGWLPTLGEYNHGDLTDQVMVMMREGASVGLHLVITGDRQLLAGRISSLTEDKYGLRLADRGDFSLLDINARKIPEEIPPGRAFASGTATETQFALLSEDTTGQGQASALVAIGEAATLRDAGLPRSRRPFRVDVLPGRISFADAWAMRDPVVSASPLWALVGVGGDELTAFGPDLAQGVPAFVIGGPAKSGRSTVLLNVARSCLAQGVRLILAAPRPSPLRELEGTEGVLKVFTGRDIDEDEMEELIESASPEQPIVVLVDDAEVHDDCDAEDIFKRIVERGVEEGLAVVIAGDEEEICDGFSGWQVDMKKARRGILLSPQDSSAGELIGIRTNRSMVGGQITPGKGMLHLGSGEHLTVTTPM, via the coding sequence GTGCGCCTGAGTCTGACCGTCGTCGACCCGGTCGGCGGAGCCAGCACCGACGTGGTGCTCGACGCCGACCCGGAGTCGTCGATCGGTGACATCACTCGGGAGTTGGCGCGCCATGTCGGTGCAGCCGGTGGTGCGGAGGTCATCCCCATCGGCGGACGCCCCGGCCCCGGCGGCGCACCTCGAGCCTTCGTCGACGGCTACGCCCTCGACCCCGACGCCAACATCGTCGGCTCACCGCTGCGCGAGGGGGCGGTCGTCAGCCTGCACGATCCGGCCGGCTGCGTTCCCGGTGAACCGACCGGTGTCGTGGAGTTCCGCGTGGCCGGCGGTCCCGGGGCCGGTGCCGTGCACCGGCTGGGCGTCGGACGATACGACATCGGCAGCGGCCCCGCCGCGCACATCCGCGTCGACGATCCCGAACTTTCTGCGCGTGCCGCCACTTTGTCCATCGCCATGAACGGCACCTGCGATGTCTCCCTGCACGGCTTGGAGAAGAGGAGCAGCGGGGACAAGGAGAAGGGTGGCGACAGCGGCCACCCTCGGCTCGACGGCGAAGACTTCGACGGCGGTTCGTGGCCCTTCGGATCCCAACTCGCCTTGGGCAACACCCTGCTGGAGATCGACGGCTACTCGCCCCCCAACGCCGCCCTGAAGTGGTCGGAAGACGGAGCCGGGCTCGACTACAACCGACCTCCCCGCCTGCGTCCGGCCGAGCGCACGACCCAGTTCCGGCTGCCTTCTCCGCCCAGTGAGTTCGAAGCCCGGCCTCTGCCGTGGCTGATGGCTCTGTTCCCGCTGGTCGGCGCTGTGGTGTCCGTCATGATCTTCGGGCGCTGGTACTACATGATCATGGCTCTGCTGAGCCCGGTCATGCTCTTCGGCAACTACTTCATGGACAAGAAGCACGGACGCAAGTCCCACGCGAAGCAGGTCAAGGAGTACAAGGAGACCAAGGAGCGGATCGAGAAGGACGCCCAGGAGGCGCTGCGGCTGGAGCGGATCGACCGACGCGCCGCCATTCCCGATCCCGCCTCCGTGCTCGCCTTCGGCACCGGCCCCCGTACCCGGTTGTGGGAGAGGCGGCGCACCGACGCCGACCACCTGCTCCTCCGGGTCGGCACCGGCCGCGTGCCGTCCGAAGTCGTGCTCGACGACCCGGAGCAGGACGAGCACAAGCGTCAGGTCACCTGGGAGATCGAGGACTCACCCGTCGCGCTGCCTCTGAAGGACCTGGGCGTCATCGGCATCGCGGGACTCGGCGACTCGGCACAGGCACTCGCGAGATGGGCCGTGGCACAGACCGCGGTGCTGCACAGCCCGATGGATGTCCAGTTCTACGTGCTCACCGAGAACCACGCGCAGCCGCGCTGGGACTGGGTCCGCTGGCTCCCGCACAGCCGCCCTGCGAACGGCCAGGACGTCAACGTGATGATCGGGACGGACTCCGAGACCGTGAGCGCCCGGATCGGTGAGCTGACGCAGTTGCTCGACGCCAGGCAGAAGGCCCTGAAGGAGAACAACCGCAGTGGCGCCGGTCCCGCCTTCACCGACCCGGACGTCGTCGTCGTATGGGACGGGTCGCGTCGGCTGAGGTCGCTGCCGGGCGTCGTACGACTCCTGCGGGAAGGGCCGGCGGTCGCCATGTACGCGATTTGCCTGGACGAGGAAGAGCGCTTTCTGCCCGGCGAGTGCCAGGCCTTCGTCGTCGCCGAGCCACTGCGCCGCGACGCCCCCGCCACCCCTGGGCCCGGCAGCTCCGGTCAGGCCGCCTCCGGTGGTTTCCCCTCCTTTCACGCCTGGCACCAAGGTGCCCAGCAGACCCAGCAGGCTCCCGAGCGAGCCCTCGAACTGCGCTTGCGGGTCGAGCAGACCGGCGCGCGACGCAGGTCCGACGTACGGCCCGACTTCGTCTCCCCTGCCTGGTGCGCCCGGCTGTCCCGGGCGCTGTCGCCCCTGCGCGACATCAGTGGCGAGACCGAGGACTCCGCGCTCCCGTCCTCGAGCCGACTTCTCGACGTGCTCCAGCTGGAGCCACCGACGCGGGACGACGTCGCCGCGCGCTGGCGCATGGGTGGGCAGTCCACCATGGCGGTCATCGGTGAGTCGTACGACGGTCCCTTCGGCATCGACATCCGGCGCGACGGCCCGCACGGACTGATCGCCGGTACGACCGGTTCAGGCAAGTCGGAGCTGCTCCAGACCATCGTGGCGGCGCTCGCCGTCGCCAACACCCCCGAGCACATGACGTTCGTCCTCGTCGACTACAAGGGCGGGTCCGCCTTCAAGGACTGCGTCAAGCTCCCGCACACCGTCGGCATGGTCACCGACCTCGACGCCCACCTCGTCGAACGCGCCCTGGAATCGCTGGGCGCGGAACTCAAGCGGCGCGAGCACATCCTCGCCGCCTCCGACGCCAAGGACATCGAGGACTACCAGGACCTGGTGCGCCGGGATCCGTCCCATGCGCCCATACCCCGACTGCTCATCGTCATCGACGAGTTCGCGTCCATGGTCCGCGACCTGCCCGACTTCGTGACCGGCCTGGTCAACATCGCCCAGCGAGGCCGCTCGCTCGGCATTCACCTCCTGCTCGCCACGCAGCGGCCGAGCGGTGTCGTGTCGCCCGAGATCCGGGCCAACACCAACCTGCGGATCGCGCTGCGGGTGACCGACGCCAGTGAGTCGACCGATGTCATCGATGCTCCCGACGCAGGTCACATCGCCAAGAACACCCCGGGCCGCGCGTACGTCCGTCTGGGCCACGCCTCCCTCATCCCCTTCCAGTCCGGCCGGGTCGGTGGCCGCCGCCCGGGTGCCGCCGATCCGGCCGCGCTCGCCCCGTGGGCCGGCCCGCTCTCCTGGCAGGAACTGGGACGGGCCGGACTCACCAAGCCCAAGTCCGAGGCGCGGGAGAGCGACGAGATCACCGATCTCAAGGTCCTGGTGGACGCCATCCGTGAGGCCAATGAAGCCCTCGGCATTCCCGCCCAGCACTCCCCGTGGCTGCCCGCCCTGGACGAGTCGCTGCTGTTGGACGACATTCCGGAGGTGCATAGCCAGGGGGCTCTGCCGGCGGCTCCGTACGGCATCGCGGACCTGCCGGCCGACCAGGCCCGCCGCCCGGTGGTCGTCGACTTCGCCACCTTCGGACACCTGCTCATCGCCGGTGGGCCGCGCAGCGGCCGCTCGCAGGTGCTGCGTACCATCGCGGGATCCCTGGCCCGCACGCTCTCGAGCGCCGACGTCCACTTGTACGGCATCGACTGCGGCAACGGTGCCCTGAACGCACTGACGCGGCTGCCGCATTGCGGCGCGGTCGTCAGTCGTAATCAGCAGGAGCGGGTCATCCGGCTCTTCCATCGGCTCACCGGCGAACTCACCCGGCGACAGGACCTGCTGGCGGAGAAGGGCTATGCCGACATCGGTGAGCAGCGAGCCGCAGCGGCCGAGGACGAGCGACTGCCCCACCTCGTGGTCTTCCTCGACCGCTGGGAGGGCTGGCTGCCCACGCTCGGCGAGTACAACCACGGCGACCTCACCGACCAGGTGATGGTGATGATGCGCGAGGGTGCGAGCGTCGGCCTGCACCTGGTGATCACCGGTGATCGTCAGCTGCTGGCGGGGCGCATCTCCTCCCTCACCGAGGACAAATACGGTCTGCGCCTCGCGGACCGCGGTGACTTCTCGTTGCTGGACATCAACGCGCGCAAGATCCCCGAGGAGATCCCGCCCGGCCGTGCCTTCGCAAGCGGGACGGCGACCGAGACGCAGTTCGCCCTGCTCTCCGAGGACACCACCGGTCAGGGGCAGGCTTCCGCGCTGGTCGCGATCGGTGAGGCGGCGACCCTTCGGGACGCCGGGCTGCCGCGCTCGCGCCGCCCGTTCCGCGTCGACGTACTGCCCGGTCGGATCTCCTTCGCCGATGCCTGGGCCATGCGCGATCCGGTGGTGAGCGCTTCCCCGCTGTGGGCGCTGGTGGGTGTCGGCGGCGATGAGCTCACCGCCTTCGGCCCCGACCTGGCCCAGGGTGTCCCGGCATTCGTGATCGGCGGGCCCGCGAAGTCCGGGCGCAGCACGGTGCTGCTGAACGTCGCCCGCTCCTGCCTCGCCCAGGGCGTGCGGCTGATCCTGGCGGCGCCCCGCCCCTCCCCGCTGCGTGAGCTGGAAGGGACGGAAGGTGTCCTGAAGGTCTTCACCGGCCGGGACATCGACGAGGACGAGATGGAGGAGCTCATCGAGTCGGCCAGTCCCGAGCAGCCGATCGTCGTCCTGGTCGACGACGCCGAGGTGCACGACGACTGCGACGCCGAAGACATCTTCAAGCGCATCGTCGAACGCGGTGTGGAGGAGGGTCTGGCCGTCGTCATCGCCGGTGACGAGGAGGAGATCTGCGACGGTTTCTCCGGTTGGCAGGTCGACATGAAGAAGGCGCGCCGCGGCATCCTGCTGTCTCCGCAGGACAGTTCCGCGGGAGAGCTGATCGGCATCCGTACGAACCGGAGCATGGTCGGCGGCCAGATCACTCCGGGCAAGGGCATGCTGCACCTCGGCAGCGGAGAGCATCTGACGGTCACCACGCCGATGTGA
- a CDS encoding cold-shock protein, translating to MATGTVKWFNAEKGFGFIAQEGGGPDVFVHYSAINAQGFRSLEENQQVSFDVTQGPKGPQAENVTPV from the coding sequence ATGGCTACCGGAACCGTGAAGTGGTTCAACGCCGAAAAGGGCTTTGGTTTCATCGCCCAGGAAGGCGGCGGCCCGGACGTCTTCGTCCACTACTCCGCGATCAACGCTCAGGGATTCCGTTCCCTCGAGGAGAACCAGCAGGTGTCCTTCGACGTCACGCAGGGTCCGAAGGGCCCGCAGGCGGAGAACGTCACTCCTGTCTGA
- a CDS encoding serine/threonine-protein kinase, with translation MRPLEVDEPTVVGPYRLLGRLGSGGMGRVYLGRSSGGRTVAVKIVHPHFALDEEFRARFRREVDAARRVGGAWTAPVLDADPEARVPWVATAYAAGPSLTAAVADGGPLPAHSVRALGAGLGEALAAVHELGLVHRDVKPSNVLLTLDGPLLIDFGIARATDGTASLTSTGVSVGSPGYMSPEQILGKGVTGAADVFSLGAVLAYAATGEPPFPGDSSAALLYKVVHEEPRLGALDGELRGLVAACLAKDPAARPAPGEVARRLAPEGAAHLVAGGWLPGPLVERVSRSAVRLLNLEAVESASGPVGFSRPSVGGAEAGGEPRVPGAFGPPPVMPTPTVVPEPRDGSGGVGVGGSGGGGGVPSPGRLSLSVAATSTRDTGGGRGRRLSCTVALGVAGALAAVTVGSVFVFDLLPGTGGESPPGGSDTATQSPSAPRAVPGRYVGTWEGQAVAVEGNLPLGTFRLTVREAAVGERLGTLRHTDIFGGTCDDVLTLRKVTATQVVAGAVGAEGNRDVCNPAPHTVRLTPVGDDLRYESDSEDSGRPKARLSRTE, from the coding sequence ATGCGACCGCTCGAAGTGGACGAACCCACCGTCGTGGGGCCCTACCGGCTGCTCGGCCGGCTGGGCTCCGGCGGCATGGGCCGGGTCTACCTGGGACGCAGCTCCGGCGGCCGCACGGTCGCCGTGAAGATCGTGCATCCGCACTTCGCGCTCGACGAGGAGTTCCGCGCCCGGTTCCGGCGCGAGGTGGACGCCGCGCGCCGGGTGGGCGGCGCCTGGACCGCGCCCGTGCTGGACGCGGACCCCGAGGCGCGCGTGCCGTGGGTCGCCACCGCCTACGCGGCCGGACCGTCCCTGACGGCGGCCGTCGCGGACGGCGGCCCGCTGCCGGCCCACTCGGTCCGGGCGCTCGGCGCGGGCCTCGGCGAGGCGCTGGCGGCGGTGCACGAGCTGGGCCTCGTCCACCGCGACGTGAAGCCGTCCAACGTCCTGCTCACCCTCGACGGCCCCCTTCTGATCGACTTCGGCATCGCCCGCGCCACCGACGGCACCGCCTCCCTGACCTCGACGGGCGTCTCGGTCGGCTCCCCCGGATACATGTCGCCCGAGCAGATCCTCGGCAAGGGTGTCACCGGTGCGGCGGACGTCTTCTCACTGGGCGCGGTCCTGGCGTACGCGGCGACGGGCGAGCCGCCCTTCCCCGGCGACTCCTCGGCCGCGCTGCTCTACAAGGTCGTCCACGAGGAGCCTCGGCTCGGCGCCCTGGACGGGGAGCTACGGGGCCTGGTGGCGGCCTGCCTGGCCAAGGACCCGGCCGCCCGGCCGGCCCCCGGGGAGGTGGCCCGGCGTCTCGCCCCCGAAGGCGCGGCGCACCTGGTGGCCGGCGGCTGGCTGCCCGGGCCGCTGGTGGAGCGGGTCAGCCGCAGCGCCGTGCGGCTGCTGAACCTGGAGGCGGTGGAGTCCGCGTCGGGGCCGGTGGGATTCAGCCGGCCCTCCGTGGGCGGGGCCGAGGCGGGCGGCGAGCCGCGGGTGCCCGGCGCGTTCGGACCGCCGCCGGTGATGCCCACGCCGACGGTGGTGCCGGAGCCGAGGGACGGGAGCGGGGGAGTGGGCGTGGGCGGGAGCGGGGGTGGGGGTGGCGTCCCCTCGCCCGGCAGGCTCTCGCTGTCCGTGGCGGCCACCTCCACCCGGGACACCGGTGGCGGCAGGGGCCGCAGGCTCAGCTGCACGGTGGCCCTCGGCGTGGCGGGGGCGCTGGCGGCGGTGACGGTCGGTTCGGTCTTCGTGTTCGACCTCCTGCCCGGCACCGGCGGCGAGTCCCCGCCCGGCGGTTCGGACACCGCCACCCAGTCGCCGTCCGCGCCCCGCGCCGTCCCCGGGCGCTACGTCGGCACCTGGGAGGGCCAGGCGGTCGCCGTCGAGGGCAACCTGCCCCTCGGCACCTTCCGCCTGACCGTCCGCGAGGCCGCGGTCGGCGAGCGGCTGGGCACCCTGCGCCACACCGACATCTTCGGCGGCACCTGCGACGACGTACTGACCCTGCGGAAGGTGACGGCGACACAGGTCGTCGCCGGCGCCGTGGGGGCCGAGGGCAACCGCGACGTCTGCAACCCGGCCCCGCACACCGTCCGCCTCACCCCCGTCGGCGACGACCTCCGGTACGAGTCGGACAGCGAGGACTCGGGGCGGCCGAAGGCGCGGTTGTCGAGGACTGAGTAA
- a CDS encoding menaquinone biosynthetic enzyme MqnA/MqnD family protein, whose product MDNSRTRPRVGHIQFLNCLPLYWGLARTGTLLDFELTKDTPEKLSEQLVQGDLDIGPVTLVEFLKNADDLVAFPDIAVGCDGPVMSCVIVSQVPLDRLDGARVALGSTSRTSVRLAQLLLAERFGVQPDYYTCPPDLSLMMQEADAAVLIGDAALRANMIDGPRYGLAVHDLGALWKEWTGLPFVFAVWAARKDYAEREPLLTRRVHEAFLASRNLSLEEVGKVAEQAARWEAFDEETLARYFTTLDFRFGAPQLEAVTEFARRVGPTTGFPADVKVELLQP is encoded by the coding sequence GTGGACAATTCTCGCACCCGGCCGCGCGTCGGCCACATCCAGTTCCTGAACTGCCTGCCCCTGTACTGGGGGCTCGCGAGAACAGGCACGCTCCTCGATTTCGAGCTCACGAAGGACACCCCGGAGAAGCTCAGCGAGCAGCTGGTGCAGGGCGATCTCGACATCGGTCCCGTCACCCTGGTCGAGTTCCTCAAGAACGCCGACGACCTGGTCGCCTTCCCCGACATCGCCGTCGGCTGCGACGGCCCGGTCATGTCCTGCGTGATCGTCTCCCAGGTCCCGCTGGACCGGCTGGACGGCGCCCGCGTCGCCCTCGGGTCGACCTCCCGCACCTCGGTCCGCCTCGCCCAGCTGCTCCTCGCGGAGCGCTTCGGGGTCCAGCCCGACTACTACACCTGCCCGCCGGACCTGAGCCTGATGATGCAGGAGGCCGACGCGGCCGTCCTCATCGGCGACGCGGCCCTGCGCGCCAACATGATCGACGGCCCGCGCTACGGCCTCGCCGTGCACGACCTGGGCGCGCTGTGGAAGGAGTGGACGGGGCTGCCGTTCGTCTTCGCGGTGTGGGCGGCGCGCAAGGACTACGCGGAGCGCGAGCCGCTGCTCACCCGCAGGGTGCACGAGGCCTTCCTCGCCTCCCGCAACCTCTCCCTGGAGGAGGTCGGCAAGGTGGCCGAGCAGGCGGCCCGCTGGGAGGCCTTCGACGAGGAGACCCTCGCGCGGTACTTCACCACCCTGGACTTCCGCTTCGGCGCCCCGCAGCTGGAGGCGGTCACCGAGTTCGCCCGCCGGGTGGGCCCCACCACCGGCTTCCCGGCGGACGTGAAGGTGGAGCTGCTCCAGCCCTGA
- a CDS encoding putative T7SS-secreted protein yields MYDSDPVPGDPYEVAQLGKELRSMADEIDKQARNIKALASVDGWDSDAGRAFHEIADDTAVRLKNAYDRYDEAATAMGTKVQEGDGESSEYASELHRAQKLADKGLQEYRAAEVDHKAANDILDPLKGKVLTGDDAVRHSKQQKKSDDAAQLMLEGQKKIMRAKAIRDDAARDAARKIKNVIHHDGVRDPGGIMNWIADHADWFSAAATALAVAALVAAIVLSGGTLAVVLVLAAGAMSATALSGRLYDVFARGGKLDLLKIGLDVLGIIPGLGALKGLTAAAKGARMLTAQRAVWAGFTNGFAVKNFNKGVVWASKFLTSKGISKVKLPAGGFDPEIVTRYIKGGAAVNLGVQSLMRLKNRFDEVGDSPNEGSAPRGGPQPTPSPSPQPSPKPPSASFHTALAPAA; encoded by the coding sequence ATGTACGACTCCGACCCGGTGCCCGGCGACCCGTACGAGGTGGCGCAGCTCGGCAAGGAGCTGCGCAGCATGGCCGACGAGATCGACAAGCAGGCGCGGAACATCAAGGCGCTGGCTTCGGTCGACGGCTGGGACAGCGACGCGGGCCGCGCTTTCCACGAAATCGCCGACGACACGGCGGTGCGTCTCAAGAACGCGTACGACCGGTACGACGAAGCCGCGACCGCGATGGGCACTAAGGTCCAGGAGGGTGACGGGGAGTCGTCCGAGTACGCCAGCGAACTGCACCGGGCCCAGAAATTGGCGGACAAGGGACTCCAGGAGTACCGGGCTGCCGAGGTCGACCACAAGGCCGCCAACGACATCCTCGACCCACTCAAGGGGAAAGTACTGACGGGCGACGACGCGGTGCGGCACAGCAAGCAGCAGAAGAAGAGCGACGATGCCGCACAACTCATGCTCGAGGGCCAAAAAAAGATCATGAGAGCCAAGGCCATCCGTGACGACGCAGCACGCGATGCCGCCCGGAAGATCAAGAACGTTATCCATCATGACGGCGTCAGGGATCCAGGCGGCATCATGAACTGGATCGCCGACCACGCGGACTGGTTCTCCGCTGCCGCGACGGCGCTGGCGGTCGCGGCTCTGGTCGCAGCGATCGTTCTGTCGGGCGGCACACTCGCCGTGGTCCTCGTCCTTGCGGCGGGGGCCATGAGCGCCACCGCTCTGTCGGGACGTCTCTATGACGTGTTCGCGCGAGGTGGAAAGCTCGACCTGCTCAAGATCGGACTGGACGTCCTGGGCATCATCCCCGGTCTGGGTGCCCTCAAGGGGCTCACCGCGGCGGCCAAGGGAGCTCGGATGCTCACCGCGCAGCGGGCCGTCTGGGCCGGATTCACCAACGGTTTTGCCGTGAAGAACTTCAACAAGGGCGTCGTCTGGGCCTCGAAATTCCTCACCAGCAAGGGCATCTCGAAGGTCAAACTGCCGGCGGGGGGATTCGACCCGGAAATCGTCACGCGCTACATCAAGGGCGGCGCCGCGGTGAACCTCGGGGTGCAGAGCCTGATGAGGCTGAAGAACCGTTTCGACGAGGTCGGCGACTCGCCGAACGAGGGCAGCGCACCCCGCGGCGGCCCGCAGCCCACTCCGTCACCGTCACCACAGCCGAGCCCCAAGCCGCCGTCGGCGTCGTTCCACACGGCTCTGGCGCCCGCTGCGTAA
- a CDS encoding WXG100 family type VII secretion target, with protein MAKDADLTYAEMDKKATDLIKAMGEMEDKLKSIEKGVEELVANGFTTQKASGAYDESIKDFTKGAAKTVKGLEGLSKFLTNAKKAYEDLDEQLAKSAKG; from the coding sequence ATGGCCAAGGACGCAGACCTTACTTACGCCGAGATGGACAAGAAGGCCACCGACCTCATCAAGGCGATGGGGGAGATGGAAGACAAGCTGAAGTCCATCGAGAAGGGTGTCGAGGAACTCGTCGCCAACGGCTTCACCACGCAGAAGGCCTCCGGCGCCTACGACGAGTCCATCAAGGACTTCACCAAGGGCGCGGCCAAGACCGTCAAGGGTCTGGAGGGCCTGTCCAAGTTCCTCACCAACGCCAAGAAGGCGTACGAGGACCTGGACGAGCAGCTGGCGAAGTCCGCCAAGGGCTGA